From Rudanella lutea DSM 19387, a single genomic window includes:
- a CDS encoding ATP-binding cassette domain-containing protein — protein MQSRVVIATFARPSGLSVSVEGLFRFRVEWIINQSKTMNPNAGRQYPTLFMTLIALQNATLRRPNGFTLTNLNWTLEPKQHWAIMGPSGSGKSLFLETVAGRLPVAGGRLWLSDTALRPQIELVARDYSFDWRIAGAVQFYQQRFNTQTVDDGPTVWDVLQGQVRPVGTIDPASVPLPPPLYAEDWLRNRADGLRITHLLDRRLTSLSNGETRRTLLVRSLLKQPRILLLDNPFSGLDADSRAQLHETIEQAAQTGVSLVMVVDERDIPACITHRLVLGGGRKEKGEGKKAEGKKEKVEGIKGKAEEGSVAPSPFSLPPLPPFSMAIQMEDVTVRYGAKTVLDRVNWTVRRGEKWALLGPNGSGKSTLLSLITGDNPQAYANKLHLFDRRRGTGESIWWIKSRIGFVSPELHLYFPRQTRVWDVVASGLFDTMGLFRKLDAEQQNQVQKQLEVLGLTALRDRRLADLSAGLQRWVLLARALVKRPPLLILDEPTQGLDTGQVAQFRDLIDEMANQNPEQTLIYVTHYPDELPRCVMQTLRLAEGRVV, from the coding sequence ATGCAGAGTCGGGTGGTAATTGCGACCTTTGCCCGACCAAGTGGTTTATCGGTTTCGGTTGAAGGGCTGTTTCGGTTTCGGGTTGAATGGATCATCAACCAATCCAAAACGATGAACCCGAACGCCGGCCGCCAATACCCTACACTCTTTATGACCCTGATTGCCTTACAAAACGCAACCCTCCGCCGACCTAACGGCTTTACCCTTACTAACCTCAACTGGACGCTCGAACCCAAGCAGCACTGGGCCATTATGGGGCCGTCGGGCTCGGGCAAAAGCCTCTTTCTTGAAACGGTTGCTGGCCGCTTGCCCGTGGCCGGTGGCCGGTTGTGGCTCTCCGACACGGCCCTTCGTCCTCAAATCGAACTGGTAGCGCGTGATTATAGCTTCGACTGGCGCATTGCCGGGGCTGTGCAGTTTTACCAGCAACGGTTCAACACCCAAACCGTCGACGATGGCCCCACCGTTTGGGACGTGTTGCAGGGGCAGGTGCGTCCCGTGGGTACCATTGACCCCGCATCGGTGCCCCTGCCGCCCCCGTTGTACGCCGAAGATTGGCTCCGTAACCGGGCCGATGGGCTTCGCATCACCCACCTGCTCGACCGGCGGCTTACCTCGCTCTCTAACGGCGAAACCCGGCGCACCTTGCTCGTGCGTTCGTTGCTCAAACAGCCCCGGATTTTGTTGCTCGATAACCCGTTTTCGGGCCTCGACGCCGATAGCCGGGCTCAACTGCACGAAACCATTGAGCAGGCCGCGCAGACCGGGGTTTCTCTCGTGATGGTGGTCGACGAACGCGACATTCCGGCCTGTATAACGCATAGGTTGGTGTTGGGGGGAGGGAGAAAGGAAAAAGGAGAAGGGAAAAAGGCAGAAGGAAAAAAGGAGAAGGTAGAAGGGATAAAGGGAAAGGCAGAAGAGGGTAGTGTCGCCCCTTCTCCGTTCTCCCTTCCCCCTTTACCGCCTTTTTCGATGGCCATTCAGATGGAGGATGTGACGGTGCGGTACGGAGCCAAAACGGTGCTCGACCGGGTCAACTGGACGGTACGGCGGGGCGAAAAATGGGCGTTGCTGGGACCCAACGGGTCGGGCAAAAGCACCCTGCTGAGTCTGATTACGGGCGATAACCCGCAGGCATACGCCAACAAGCTCCATCTGTTCGACCGCCGGCGGGGTACGGGCGAAAGTATCTGGTGGATCAAAAGCCGCATCGGGTTTGTCTCGCCCGAACTACATCTGTATTTTCCGCGTCAAACCCGGGTTTGGGATGTGGTCGCGTCGGGTTTGTTCGATACGATGGGCCTGTTCCGCAAGCTGGATGCCGAACAGCAGAATCAGGTCCAAAAGCAGTTGGAGGTACTCGGATTAACCGCCCTGCGCGACCGCCGACTGGCCGATCTGTCGGCCGGGCTGCAACGGTGGGTGTTGCTGGCAAGGGCGTTGGTGAAACGCCCCCCGCTGCTTATTCTCGACGAACCTACGCAGGGGCTCGATACCGGGCAAGTGGCCCAATTTCGGGATCTGATCGACGAAATGGCCAACCAAAACCCTGAGCAAACGCTCATTTACGTGACGCATTACCCCGACGAACTGCCCCGCTGTGTCATGCAAACCCTCCGATTGGCCGAAGGGCGGGTCGTGTAA
- a CDS encoding bifunctional 5,10-methylenetetrahydrofolate dehydrogenase/5,10-methenyltetrahydrofolate cyclohydrolase: MQLLDGKLLSAQIKGEIAAEVAQIKAEGGKIPHLVAILVGNAGRSETYVASKMKSCEEVGMHSTLIRFEDDVTEEELLAKVQAVNENPDMDGLIVQLPLPPHVNPDRVMEAIAPAKDVDGFHPINIGRMAKGLPAYVSATPQGILEMLKRYQIETSGKHCVVVGRSQIVGLPMSILMQRNDYPGNCTVTLTHSKTQNLAEICRSADILIAALGRPGFIKADMVKEGAVVIDVGLEKVADPTKKSGFALRGDVDFEAVAPKAGYITPVPGGVGLMTICSLMQNTVKAARREVYAD; this comes from the coding sequence ATGCAACTCTTAGACGGTAAACTTCTCTCGGCACAGATCAAAGGGGAAATCGCGGCCGAAGTCGCTCAAATCAAAGCCGAAGGCGGAAAAATTCCGCACCTGGTGGCTATTCTGGTTGGCAATGCGGGTCGGTCGGAAACCTACGTAGCCAGTAAAATGAAAAGCTGCGAAGAGGTGGGTATGCACTCAACGCTCATCCGGTTTGAAGACGACGTGACCGAGGAAGAACTGCTCGCGAAGGTTCAGGCCGTCAACGAAAACCCTGATATGGATGGGCTGATCGTACAGCTTCCCCTGCCTCCGCACGTCAACCCCGACCGCGTGATGGAAGCCATTGCGCCCGCTAAAGATGTGGATGGATTTCACCCGATCAATATTGGCCGGATGGCAAAAGGGCTCCCTGCCTACGTATCGGCAACACCCCAGGGGATTCTGGAGATGCTCAAGCGTTACCAGATCGAAACGAGCGGCAAGCACTGCGTGGTGGTGGGCCGGAGTCAGATTGTGGGCCTGCCCATGTCGATTCTGATGCAACGCAACGATTACCCCGGCAACTGCACCGTAACCCTCACGCACTCCAAAACCCAGAACCTGGCCGAAATCTGTCGCTCGGCCGATATTCTGATTGCGGCCCTGGGCCGGCCCGGCTTTATCAAAGCCGACATGGTGAAAGAAGGGGCCGTGGTGATCGACGTTGGGCTCGAAAAAGTGGCTGACCCAACCAAGAAAAGTGGTTTTGCCCTGCGGGGTGATGTGGATTTTGAGGCCGTTGCCCCCAAAGCCGGGTATATTACGCCGGTGCCCGGTGGAGTTGGCCTGATGACTATCTGCTCACTGATGCAGAATACCGTCAAGGCGGCCCGGCGCGAAGTCTACGCTGACTAA